DNA from Algisphaera agarilytica:
CCATTCGAGTAGTTGCCAGAAGAGGCGGGCGGTGATGAGCAACACGCCGGCGATGACGATGTTCTGGGCCAGGTCGTACGCCTCGGCGTCGCGCGCGAACAACACGCCCAGCAGCGTGAACAGCGTCATGATCGTCAACGTTTTGAGCGGCCAGAGCAGGATGTAGAGCGGGTGGGGTTTGAGCAGGAGGATGATGACCTCGCCGGGCTGGAGCAGCTGGGCGGGGATCATCGTGGCGGCGCGGACGGCCGAGGCGTCCTGATCGATCGAGCCGTCCATTTCGACGTCGGATGCTGCTGCGTGGGCGGGCTCGTCGGACGCGGGCGCGGCGCTGAGCTTGCGGTCGGGTTGAGGCGGGGGGGTGAGGTTCAAGCGTGTTGCTCGATGACGGATTTCTTGAGGACGCCGATCTCGGGGAGGTTGCGGTAGTAGTCGTCGAAGTCCAGGCCGTAGCCGACGACGAACTCGTCGGGGATGTCGAAGGCGACGTAGTCGATGGGGAAGCTCATGGCTTCGGGGCGTTGCTTACGGAGCAGGGTGCAGGTCTTCAGAGCCAGCGGGTTGCGTTTCTTGAGTTCTTCGGTGACGGCCCGGAAGGTGTTGCCCGAGTCGAGGATGTCGTCCATGAGCAGCACGACCCGGCCGGTGAGGTCCTGGGGCACGGTGTTCAGGGCGTTCTCAATTTTGACACCCTGGCTGGTGGTGGCGGTGCCGGGGTAGGAGCTGACGGACATGAGGTGGATCTGCATCCGCTGGGGCAGGCAGCGGATCATGTCGGCGACGAAGATGATGCTGCCGGTGAGGATAGGGACCAGCGTGACCTCGCCGTCGTGGTCGATTTTGGCCAGATCAGCGGTGACTTCCTGGGCCAGGGCTTCGATCCGCTGGGCGATCTGCTGCCGGGTGATCAGGACTTTTTCGATGTCGTCATTCATGGAAACAGTGTACCCGGTCAAGAATGCTTGACCCCGGGCCGGAGGGTGCAGACAATGTTGAATCCCTCCCACACCCGCGATACCCGGCGGCCCACCTTCGCCGGCGGCGCCGCCCACCCCGATCGATCTTCCGAAAGCCCTGCTTATGTCGCTCATCTCCCGCCACGCTCTGGTTTGTGTTCTGGGTCTGCTCACGGCGGTCACGCTGGTGGGTTGCAAGACCGAAGAGGCCGGCCGTGCCCCCGCCGCGGCCCCCGGCGCCACCTTTACCGGACCGCGTTACCTCTACAACACCGTGGGCTCGCTGGCCCGCCTGAAGAACAACCAGCCCCGCCTGGTCAGCGGCTACGGCGTCGTGGTCGGACTCGACGGCACGGGCACGAGCGAGGTCCCCGCGGCCCTGCGGCAATGGCTCATCAACGAGATGACCAAGCAGGGCGTGGGCAGCCGGCAGTACGACGAGATCCTGCCCATGAGCCCGGCTCAGTTGCTGGCCAGCCCAGACACCGCGGTCGTGCGCATCGCCGGGATCATCCCCCCCGGTTCCGTGGCGGGTAGCCGTTTCGACCTGGTCGTGACCGCCGCCGACACCAGCACCACCAGCCTGGTCGGTGGCCGGCTGTGGACCTGCAGCCTGTCCCAGGGCGGGCTGAACCCGGAGAACTTTTACCTCACACCCCTCGCCGAGGGACGCGGCCCGATCTACCTCAGCCCGACCGACAACGCGAGTCGCGATGCGTTTGAGCTTGACGAGAACCGCCGGACGGCGCTGGTCGTCGCGGGCGGCGAGGTGTTGGAAACCCAGGCGTTCGAGCTGATCCTGAACCAGCCGAGCCACCCGCGTTCCCGGGCGATCGCCGACCGTATCAACGAGCGTTACCCCGCCGCCCCCAGCGACAGGAGCCAGACCGCCAACGCGATATCGCCCCTGGTGATCCAGCTGAACATCCCCGCCCGTTACGCGGAAACGCCCAAGGAATTTATTGATCTGGTCATGCACACGTTCATCGATCGCTCGCCGGGGCTGGTGAAGTTCAAGGGCGAGGAGCTGATCGAGCTGTTGCGTGAAGACCCTACGCAAAGCAACCAGATCGTGATCGCGCTCAAGGCGTTGGGGCCGAATGTGCGGCGGGTGCTACAGGACTACTACACGGTGGACACCACCAAGCCCGAGGCCGAGCGCATCCCGCTGTACCTCCGCTTGGCGGCGCTCGAAGCCGGGGCGTATGTCGGGGACGAGTTGTCCAGCCGGCACCTCCTGGAGCTGGCTGGGCACGAAGAGCCATCGGTCCGCATCCGCGTGGCCGAGGCTTTGGTGAACCTGCCCGACAGCGACTTCGGCGGGCAGGCCCTGCTGACCCTGCTCAACGACCCGGTGATCTCGGTCCGCATCTCGGCGTACGAATCGCTGGCACGCAGCGGGAACCGTCGGCTCATCGAGCGGACCGAAATCAAGGACCGCAACGGCGAGATCAAGCTGGTCATCGACCGCCTGCCCGTGAAAGAGCCGCTGGTCTACATCACCCAGAAGGGCTACCCCCGGCTGGTGATCTTCAACCCGCGTCTGGGTTTTGACGTGCCCACCATGGCGGGCATCTGGGGCGGCCAGCTGATGGTCCGACGCACCGCCGCCAGCGAGCCTGCCGAGCTGTTCTACCAATACTCCGACCGCGATCAGAACAACAAGATGGTCTCGGACCAACACAAGATCGACCCCACGCTCGCGACCCTCGCCTACATCCTCGCCCACAATCCCACCTTCGAAGACCCCCAGCCCGGCTACAACCTGACCTACGGCGAAGTGGTGGATGCGGTCTACCAACTCGCCCAGGCCGGCGCGATCGATGCCGAGGTCGAAGTCGACCGCAGCCTGCTCACCCGCCTGCTCGACCGGACCCGCGACGAACGCGGCGCCCCCGGCCCCGACCGCCCCGAAACCGCCCCCCGAGACACCTCCGGCGACAGCGCCGCCTCGGGCTCGGCCCCCACCACACAGCGTGACGAGAGCTCAGCGGCGCGTTGAGCGCAAGTGATTTTCCACAAATGAGTTCCCCGTGGGGCACGAAACCCGTCATCCCGGACCAGGGCCCGCCGGGCTCAGCAGTTTTGAACGCGATTCGTTATCATGCCCGATAATGAATTGGGAGAAACGTATCGCCCCGGATTCCATCCGTGACACGAAGAGCGTGCCGCCGAGTCCGGATCAACTTCACCAGCACCCGGTCCGACACGGAGGTCGACCCGCATGCGTCTAGCGAAACTCACCCTCGCCGGCTTTAAGTCGTTCGCCGACAAGACCGAGATCCCCTTCGACGAGCCCGTCGTGGGCATCGTCGGCCCCAACGGCTGCGGCAAGTCCAACGTTGTCGACGCCATCAAATGGGTCCTCGGCGATCAATCGCCCAAGAGCCTCCGCGGCGGCGCGATGATGGACGTCATCTTCAACGGCAGTGCCAAACGCAAGCCCGCCGGCATGGCCAGCGTCACGCTCACCTTCGACAACCCCATCAAGCCGGGTGCTGAGGACCGTAGCGACGAAGCCCCGGATCAACCCCCCAAACGCGCTCTCCCCCTGGACACCGATCAGGTCTCCGTCACCCGCCAGCTCTACCGCGACGGCACCAGCGAGTACCTCGTCAACAACCAACGCGCCCGCCTCCGCGACATCAAAGAACTCTTCATGGACACCGGCATCGGCACCGACGCCTACTCCATCATCGAGCAGGGCAAGGTCGCCCGCATGCTCGAAGCCAACGCCGCCGAGCGCCGCCAGATCTTCGAAGAAGCCGCCGGCGTCTCTCGGTTCAAGGCCCGCAAAAAAGAAGCCCTCCGCAAACTCGACCGCACCGAGCAGAACCTCGCCTTGGTCCGCCAACGCCTGGAAGACACCGAGAAGCGCCTGCGCTCCGTGAAGATGCAGGCCGCCCGGGCCCGCTCGTTCCAAGAACACTCGGCAAAGCTGCGCGACCTGCAACTCACCTTCAGCCTCGCCGAGTACCACCGCCTGCAGAAGCAGCTCGGCGAAGTGCAGGAACAACTCGAACAAGCCGAGGCCGACCGCGTCGCGGCGCAGCGCGAACTCGCCAAGCACGAATCAGCCGTATCCGACGCCGAGACCGAGCGCGAGGCCGTCGCCCAGCGCAGCCAGCAGTTGCAGCAGGCCCGCGTGCAGCAGGAGTCCGCCAAGGAGCAGGCCGAGCAGCAGCGCCGCTTCGCCGAGTCAACCCTCGCGGATGTGAAGAAACAGATCGAGCGCGACCAGACGCGTCTCAACGAACTCGACGGCCGGCAGACCCAGCTCGCCGAGGAAGCCGCGCAGCACACCGAGCAGGTCGAAGAACTCACCACCGCCCAAGCCGACGCCAAGCAGCGGCTCGAGGCCGCGCAGACCGAGCACCGCGAACTCCAGCACACGCTCAACGAAAAACGCGCCAACCTCGAAGACGAGAAGAACGGCCTGACTGACCTCTTGCGCAGCGTCTCCAAGCTCCACAACGAGATCACCTCGATCGACGCCTTCGAGAAATCGCTCGTCGGCACGCGTGAAAAACTCGACCAGCGCACCGGCCAGATCGCCGAGCAACTCGAAGCCCTGCTCACCCAGCGTGACGAAGCCGAGGGCCAGCTCGCCGAATCGGTCTCGCTCATTGATGCCGAGAAGACCAAACTCGAAGAGCAGAAAGACCTCGCCGGCAAATTCGGCGAGCAGCAGAAGCAGCTCTCCGCCCGGCTCGCCGACTCGCGTGAGCAGCGGGCCGACCTCGACTCGCGCCGTCGTCTTTTGCAGGAGATGGAAGACAACCTCGAAGGCATCGCCGACCCCGTGAAGGCCGTGCTCTCACAAGCCGCTTGCGGCTTAGCCCCCGAGGACCAAGACGCCGCCGACCCCGCCTTCGACCTCGTCCGCGGCCTCGTGGCCGAGCTGATCGACTGCGACGTCCAGCACGCCGCCATCGTCGAAGCCGCCCTCGGCGAACACCAACAAGCCCTCGTCGTCGACCGCCTTGCCGAGTTGTGCGACCCCGCCACCGGCCAGGCCGCCATCGACGCCCTCGCCGGCCGCGTCACGTTCCTCTCCATCGATCAACCCCCGCTCCCCCCGCTCACTCTCAAGCCGAACGCTGCGGAGCAGAGCGACAAAGCGTCGGATGCCCTCGCGAACCACCTCCGCCCCGTCATCGACCTGGTCCGCTACCCCGAGTGGCTGGGCCCCGTCGCCTGGCGCTTGCTGGGCCGCACCCTCGTCGTCCGTGACCTGGACACCGCGATGATGCTCCGGGCCACGCTGCCCTCGGGCTACCGCTTCGTCACCGAAGAAGGCGAAGTCCTCGACGAGCAGTGTCGCGTGTTGGCCGGCCCCCTGAGCGCGAACGCCAGTGGCGGCTTGATCTCGCGTCGTTCCGAGCTCGCCTCGTTGCAGGCCGAGCTGTCCCAGCTCGACGCGATCATCGCGTCGGACCACACCACCCTGACCGCGATCTCCGACCAGGCGGCCCACATCGAAGAAGTCACCG
Protein-coding regions in this window:
- the smc gene encoding chromosome segregation protein SMC, translated to MRLAKLTLAGFKSFADKTEIPFDEPVVGIVGPNGCGKSNVVDAIKWVLGDQSPKSLRGGAMMDVIFNGSAKRKPAGMASVTLTFDNPIKPGAEDRSDEAPDQPPKRALPLDTDQVSVTRQLYRDGTSEYLVNNQRARLRDIKELFMDTGIGTDAYSIIEQGKVARMLEANAAERRQIFEEAAGVSRFKARKKEALRKLDRTEQNLALVRQRLEDTEKRLRSVKMQAARARSFQEHSAKLRDLQLTFSLAEYHRLQKQLGEVQEQLEQAEADRVAAQRELAKHESAVSDAETEREAVAQRSQQLQQARVQQESAKEQAEQQRRFAESTLADVKKQIERDQTRLNELDGRQTQLAEEAAQHTEQVEELTTAQADAKQRLEAAQTEHRELQHTLNEKRANLEDEKNGLTDLLRSVSKLHNEITSIDAFEKSLVGTREKLDQRTGQIAEQLEALLTQRDEAEGQLAESVSLIDAEKTKLEEQKDLAGKFGEQQKQLSARLADSREQRADLDSRRRLLQEMEDNLEGIADPVKAVLSQAACGLAPEDQDAADPAFDLVRGLVAELIDCDVQHAAIVEAALGEHQQALVVDRLAELCDPATGQAAIDALAGRVTFLSIDQPPLPPLTLKPNAAEQSDKASDALANHLRPVIDLVRYPEWLGPVAWRLLGRTLVVRDLDTAMMLRATLPSGYRFVTEEGEVLDEQCRVLAGPLSANASGGLISRRSELASLQAELSQLDAIIASDHTTLTAISDQAAHIEEVTAALQQSIFDANAVKVELTSRLDSFRGQIESLEKEQPVVAAETEKLHRQLAEADEKRTAHRSEAEQLEAQSAEREARRAALDAEITAATEAADAARESVTSLRIDAGKLAEQLSAAERQSRQFEVARADVTRQHTKLSEELKGTHARIAELEETQVKAEEAAAVAKRKLDELVTQCELIQRKVTAADEALSTLKADFSQRSGAVGKLEKSVHQAEMKQRELEVKLDSVTQRTADQLDLDLPDAYRKQKQLALFPKEQQHVAQAGSERSERPDHADESDPESGIENPEAPAPIAAAATEVQGDPFNLSSEDWDQIKSDIEELKGKIARLGTVNIDAIAEEDQLAGKQDELADQVKDIEDAEKQLHALIEQLNDDSRTRFEETFNQVRENFAGNDGMFRKLFGGGRADVFLEPDENGNVDILDSGIAITAKPPGKEPRALTQLSGGEKTMTAVALLMAIFKSRPSPYAILDEVDAALDEANVERFVNVINSFLDHSHFIVITHHKRTMQGCNKLYGITMQERGVSKRVSVNFDQIGSDGSVSQETLNANAEVENQAEQAKPSSREQLAAMLASKEPVEVGS
- the hpt gene encoding hypoxanthine phosphoribosyltransferase, whose amino-acid sequence is MNDDIEKVLITRQQIAQRIEALAQEVTADLAKIDHDGEVTLVPILTGSIIFVADMIRCLPQRMQIHLMSVSSYPGTATTSQGVKIENALNTVPQDLTGRVVLLMDDILDSGNTFRAVTEELKKRNPLALKTCTLLRKQRPEAMSFPIDYVAFDIPDEFVVGYGLDFDDYYRNLPEIGVLKKSVIEQHA
- a CDS encoding flagellar basal body P-ring protein FlgI; this encodes MSLISRHALVCVLGLLTAVTLVGCKTEEAGRAPAAAPGATFTGPRYLYNTVGSLARLKNNQPRLVSGYGVVVGLDGTGTSEVPAALRQWLINEMTKQGVGSRQYDEILPMSPAQLLASPDTAVVRIAGIIPPGSVAGSRFDLVVTAADTSTTSLVGGRLWTCSLSQGGLNPENFYLTPLAEGRGPIYLSPTDNASRDAFELDENRRTALVVAGGEVLETQAFELILNQPSHPRSRAIADRINERYPAAPSDRSQTANAISPLVIQLNIPARYAETPKEFIDLVMHTFIDRSPGLVKFKGEELIELLREDPTQSNQIVIALKALGPNVRRVLQDYYTVDTTKPEAERIPLYLRLAALEAGAYVGDELSSRHLLELAGHEEPSVRIRVAEALVNLPDSDFGGQALLTLLNDPVISVRISAYESLARSGNRRLIERTEIKDRNGEIKLVIDRLPVKEPLVYITQKGYPRLVIFNPRLGFDVPTMAGIWGGQLMVRRTAASEPAELFYQYSDRDQNNKMVSDQHKIDPTLATLAYILAHNPTFEDPQPGYNLTYGEVVDAVYQLAQAGAIDAEVEVDRSLLTRLLDRTRDERGAPGPDRPETAPRDTSGDSAASGSAPTTQRDESSAAR
- a CDS encoding PH domain-containing protein; the encoded protein is MNLTPPPQPDRKLSAAPASDEPAHAAASDVEMDGSIDQDASAVRAATMIPAQLLQPGEVIILLLKPHPLYILLWPLKTLTIMTLFTLLGVLFARDAEAYDLAQNIVIAGVLLITARLFWQLLEWLSRVYVMTDQRVITVAGVLRVRVFETTLQNITHSELLFSLRERLFALGSLGFFTAGTAIAESYWVMVAQPLDVHAKVVETLKRYRR